The following are from one region of the Paenalkalicoccus suaedae genome:
- a CDS encoding MFS transporter, protein MKNKTLPTLWNNKPFLRIFSSYTVSMFGRWFDMVAIMILFSFVWQLDPLYVALIPVAYALPHALLSQFVGQFVDRFNNITLMAYADICTAILTIFLIFAPNHLVALPLILMRAAVTVIHFPAQQSLIKHIVQEQHIVKAVTWNGTVNELSKVLGPFIGGILAGYFSPGLCIFIGACAYFFSALIIIQLRKRSEFQKPDAASHPHSNVSFWKSWKDGWVAVLRNYKLKWFFGISLVGLMAIQMMDVQVTVLLRSVAPDRPELIGWVMSGSGFGALSAIIIINQMNTVRFYGVLLGISYVLLGAGFIGFGWLYLGVPTYIPVLFGIIAGGGIGLFTIAISVTIQRETSKENIGRISGIYNSISNTVVVTAPLIGGLIVSVWSANVIYLNIGMFLLIGGFFAMLFLIKIEKQDTISN, encoded by the coding sequence ATGAAGAATAAAACATTGCCAACCCTTTGGAACAACAAGCCTTTTCTAAGAATTTTTAGCTCCTACACTGTATCCATGTTTGGTAGATGGTTCGACATGGTTGCAATCATGATTTTATTTTCGTTTGTATGGCAGTTAGATCCATTATATGTAGCGCTAATTCCAGTAGCGTATGCATTACCACATGCGCTATTAAGTCAATTTGTAGGGCAATTTGTTGATCGATTTAATAACATCACATTAATGGCATACGCGGATATATGTACGGCAATTCTAACTATATTTTTGATCTTTGCGCCTAATCACTTGGTAGCTCTGCCACTTATATTGATGAGAGCTGCGGTAACAGTGATTCACTTCCCAGCCCAACAATCGTTAATAAAACATATTGTACAAGAGCAACACATTGTAAAAGCAGTTACCTGGAACGGAACAGTCAATGAGCTTTCAAAAGTATTAGGCCCCTTTATTGGTGGTATATTAGCAGGCTATTTTTCTCCTGGACTTTGTATTTTTATTGGTGCTTGCGCCTACTTCTTCTCCGCTCTCATTATTATTCAGTTAAGGAAAAGAAGTGAATTCCAGAAGCCTGATGCAGCTAGCCACCCACATAGCAACGTGTCTTTCTGGAAGTCATGGAAAGATGGGTGGGTAGCTGTTTTACGTAACTATAAATTAAAATGGTTCTTCGGGATTTCGCTTGTAGGATTGATGGCTATTCAGATGATGGATGTTCAAGTAACGGTTTTATTAAGGAGTGTAGCGCCCGATCGTCCTGAGTTGATAGGTTGGGTGATGTCTGGCTCAGGGTTCGGAGCGCTCAGTGCAATAATTATTATCAACCAAATGAACACGGTGCGTTTTTATGGCGTTCTACTAGGAATTAGCTATGTTTTACTAGGAGCTGGGTTTATAGGCTTTGGGTGGTTATATCTTGGGGTTCCTACCTACATACCAGTCCTATTTGGTATCATTGCGGGGGGGGGAATAGGACTATTTACTATCGCTATTAGCGTTACTATACAACGAGAGACTTCGAAAGAAAATATAGGTAGAATTTCTGGTATATACAATTCAATTAGCAATACTGTCGTTGTGACTGCTCCATTAATAGGGGGCCTTATAGTGAGTGTTTGGAGTGCAAATGTAATTTATCTTAATATAGGAATGTTTTTACTTATAGGAGGTTTTTTTGCCATGCTATTCCTTATTAAGATTGAAAAACAAGACACTATATCTAATTAA
- a CDS encoding (deoxy)nucleoside triphosphate pyrophosphohydrolase, which produces MKKHVNVVAAVIENEQNEVLCALRSHEMSLPNVWEFAGGKVEQGEDLQAALEREIEEELGCLIQAGDVIHTNTHEYEKVIVTLHCLHATITKGEPTASEHAKLLWLPKRQLESLQWAPADVPAVESLVKAAVL; this is translated from the coding sequence ATGAAAAAACACGTTAACGTTGTTGCCGCTGTTATTGAAAACGAGCAAAACGAAGTGCTTTGTGCTTTACGAAGTCATGAGATGTCACTGCCGAATGTATGGGAGTTTGCTGGTGGAAAGGTGGAGCAAGGAGAGGACTTGCAGGCTGCTTTAGAGCGAGAAATCGAAGAAGAGCTTGGCTGCTTGATTCAAGCTGGTGACGTCATACATACGAATACGCACGAATACGAAAAAGTGATCGTCACGCTGCACTGTCTGCATGCGACGATCACAAAAGGGGAACCCACTGCCTCCGAGCATGCCAAATTACTGTGGTTGCCAAAAAGACAGCTCGAATCCTTGCAGTGGGCACCGGCAGATGTGCCAGCAGTAGAGTCCTTAGTGAAGGCGGCCGTTCTCTGA